One genomic segment of Besnoitia besnoiti strain Bb-Ger1 chromosome VII, whole genome shotgun sequence includes these proteins:
- a CDS encoding hypothetical protein (encoded by transcript BESB_078900), protein MARLCRSCCGTMPFGMGSDAGSQSYRSSQTSSSMKSGKTSTRSASSEESWASSEEDGSEGLERAGGEYQPPNETQVQILAKKWIAHVQQRAARIWSRDQVIEMLETIARSVNFSEDPILGDPSPAASCVQWYGDISQKQGLPVLLIQKPNNPTPTSTYVCRVLAFLFADDASLKLLKQLGTKQSEMNCGNPQCVRLSHLVGYSAAWAQKFQSAKKAPASNMAPGKAKGAPKAKG, encoded by the exons atggcgcgcctctgccgcagctgctgcggtaCCATGCCCTTTGGCATgggcagcgacgcaggcagccaGTCGTATCGCAGCTCGCAGACTTCATCTTCGATGAAGAGTGGGAAGACCTcgacgcggagcgcgagcagcgaagagagctgggcgagcagcgaggaggacgggaGTGAAGGCCTCGAGAGAGCTGGGGGCGAATATCAGCCGCCGAACGAAACACAGGTTCAAATTCTTGCCAAGAAGTGGATTGCGCATGTCCAACAGAGAGCCGCCAGAATATGGAGTAGAGATCAAGTTATCGAGATGTTGGAAACCATCGCCAG GTCCGTGAACTTCTCAGAAGATCCCATTCTTGGGGATCCGtctcccgccgcctcgtgcgTCCAGTGGTACGGTGATATCTCGCAGAAGCAGGGCTTGCCGGTCCTCTTGATTCAGAAACCAAACAACCCGACGCCGACTTCGACCTACGTGTGCCGCgtgctcgccttcctcttcgcggaCGACGCCTCGCTCAAGCTGCTGAAACAG CTTGGAACGAAGCAGTCGGAGATGAATTGCGGCAATCCGCAATGCGTGCGGCTTTCTCACCTCGTCGGCTACAGCGCCGCGTGGGCGCAGAAGTTTCAgtccgcgaagaaggcgcctgcctcgaaCATGGCGCCGGGAAAAGCCAAAGGCGCTCCCAAAGCGAAGGGTTAA